Proteins from a single region of Aerosakkonema funiforme FACHB-1375:
- a CDS encoding amidohydrolase encodes MTFTLQKALVPVDRGYSTVDVQVVDDRITAIAPNLEAIGTVVDCQNKLLLPGFVNAHTHSSEMWQRGAIRPVPLELWLAELYDFVPLEIEQIYLTALGTAVETLLSGGTSVVDHLVLIPGKEIETIATAVRAYKEVGIRAFIAPLIQDESLTAGVPSGGTEQEHDAYIRSTGATLALIQDAVNKFHNPSEGVYILVAPTGIQLCSDALFTGCVELSERYNLCRHSHLLETKAQVLLAQEKYGCSAVEHLKRLGYLSERTSLAHCVHLTDEDIAILAETQSTVVHNPLSNLRLGSGIAPILKYRQAGVNVSFGCDGSASNDSQDLLEAIKIGSLLHNVTDLDYQHWITPRQSVEMASFGGAKGLNVADELGSLTVGKKADFVLYDLTNLSLLPRTDPIGLLILGRPTQVVDSVWVNGKKIVGNGQVTSIDVDNLRKELFDRSQWVTNRQSQTLDEIEAHYRSVMGLSEKSGYS; translated from the coding sequence GTGACTTTTACTCTCCAGAAAGCTTTGGTTCCCGTCGATCGCGGTTACTCTACCGTTGATGTGCAAGTGGTGGACGATCGCATTACGGCGATTGCGCCCAATCTAGAGGCGATCGGTACTGTTGTAGATTGTCAAAACAAACTGCTACTCCCAGGTTTTGTCAACGCCCACACCCACTCCTCGGAAATGTGGCAGCGGGGAGCAATTCGTCCCGTTCCGCTGGAATTGTGGTTGGCGGAACTGTACGACTTTGTACCCCTGGAAATCGAGCAAATTTACTTGACGGCTTTGGGTACGGCAGTAGAAACTTTACTGTCTGGAGGGACAAGCGTTGTCGATCACTTGGTTTTGATTCCTGGGAAAGAAATCGAAACTATTGCAACTGCGGTTCGCGCTTACAAAGAAGTTGGTATCCGCGCTTTTATCGCGCCTCTGATTCAAGATGAATCTCTCACGGCTGGCGTTCCCTCTGGCGGTACCGAACAGGAACACGATGCTTATATTCGCTCGACTGGCGCAACTTTAGCATTAATACAAGATGCTGTAAATAAATTTCACAACCCGTCGGAAGGGGTGTATATTTTGGTTGCGCCAACGGGCATTCAACTGTGTTCGGATGCTTTGTTTACTGGGTGTGTAGAATTGAGCGAGCGCTACAATCTTTGCCGCCATTCTCACTTGCTGGAAACGAAAGCTCAAGTATTGCTGGCGCAAGAAAAATACGGTTGTAGTGCTGTCGAACATTTGAAAAGGCTCGGTTATCTCAGTGAGCGGACTTCTTTAGCGCACTGCGTTCATTTAACCGATGAGGATATCGCTATTTTAGCAGAAACTCAATCTACTGTTGTACACAATCCCCTCAGCAATCTGCGCTTGGGTAGCGGGATCGCGCCTATTTTGAAATATCGACAAGCGGGAGTAAATGTTTCTTTTGGTTGCGATGGTTCTGCCAGTAATGATTCGCAAGATTTACTGGAAGCTATTAAAATTGGTTCTCTCCTCCACAACGTCACTGATTTAGATTATCAGCATTGGATAACGCCGCGTCAATCTGTAGAAATGGCATCTTTCGGCGGTGCTAAGGGATTAAATGTCGCGGATGAACTCGGTTCGCTGACTGTGGGGAAAAAAGCTGATTTTGTACTTTACGATCTTACCAATTTGTCGTTGCTGCCGCGCACAGACCCGATTGGTTTGTTGATTTTGGGGCGTCCCACTCAGGTAGTTGATAGTGTTTGGGTGAATGGTAAAAAAATTGTGGGGAATGGGCAAGTGACATCTATTGATGTGGATAATTTAAGGAAGGAATTGTTCGATCGCAGCCAGTGGGTGACAAATCGTCAGTCTCAAACGCTTGATGAAATTGAAGCTCATTATCGCAGTGTGATGGGATTGTCAGAAAAAAGCGGTTATTCTTAA
- a CDS encoding cysteine hydrolase family protein, whose amino-acid sequence MIPLRTLGLPPNAWAVDAQIADITRPPLEPQPITLATETKTLRLDLAKAAILVIDMQNDFCHPNGWLAHIGVDVTPARTPINPLKTLLPELRNVKVPVIWLNWGNRPDLINISAGLRHVYNPTGDGVGLGDPLPANGAKVLIAGSWAAAVVDELQQKPEDIRVDKYRMSGFWDTPLDSLLRNLGKSTLFFGGVNADQCVMATLQDANFLGYDCILVKDCTATTSPEYCWQATLYNVKQCFGFVTDSQAILKAISN is encoded by the coding sequence ATGATACCTCTGCGTACCTTGGGCTTACCCCCAAATGCTTGGGCAGTTGATGCCCAAATAGCCGATATCACCCGCCCACCCCTAGAACCGCAGCCTATTACCCTGGCGACAGAAACCAAAACGCTGCGCCTGGATTTGGCAAAAGCCGCCATATTGGTAATTGATATGCAGAATGATTTCTGTCATCCCAATGGCTGGTTAGCGCATATAGGCGTAGACGTGACACCCGCACGCACTCCCATCAATCCCCTCAAAACTCTCCTACCAGAATTGCGAAATGTCAAAGTTCCCGTAATTTGGCTTAACTGGGGAAACCGCCCCGACTTAATCAATATCAGTGCCGGACTGCGCCACGTTTACAATCCTACCGGTGATGGTGTCGGTTTGGGCGATCCTCTACCAGCCAACGGTGCTAAAGTTCTGATCGCAGGCAGTTGGGCAGCTGCTGTTGTCGATGAATTACAACAAAAACCAGAAGATATCCGTGTTGATAAATACAGAATGAGCGGTTTTTGGGATACACCATTGGATAGTCTCCTGCGGAATCTGGGAAAAAGTACTTTATTTTTTGGGGGAGTGAATGCAGATCAATGCGTAATGGCGACGCTGCAAGACGCTAATTTCCTCGGTTATGATTGCATTTTAGTAAAAGATTGCACTGCCACTACTTCACCGGAGTATTGCTGGCAAGCCACTCTTTATAACGTCAAACAATGTTTTGGTTTCGTCACCGATTCTCAAGCTATCTTAAAAGCAATTAGTAATTAA